From a region of the Mercurialis annua linkage group LG1-X, ddMerAnnu1.2, whole genome shotgun sequence genome:
- the LOC126665157 gene encoding alkaline/neutral invertase E, chloroplastic — protein sequence MAATESVLSFLCGGLRHPYCSDWYFNSSNFKSNLSFKRYGDPSCHKSMNSSNAFRNVDIVYDAKSECAKLSESMRCRCQKADSVGGSTANEDVPTRNGISGASNVQDFKHKMAGIPLNGNLDATSVDEEAWDLLRASMVYYCGNPIGTIAANDPSDTSTLNYDQVFIRDFIPSGIAFLLKGEFDIVRNFILYTLQLQSWEKTMDCHSPGQGLMPASFKVRTVPLDGDESSTEEVLDPDFGEAAIGRVAPVDSGLWWIILLRAYGKCSGDLSVQERVDVQTGIKMILKLCLADGFDMFPTLLVTDGSCMIDRRMGIHGHPLEIQALFYSSLLCAREMLTPEDGSADLIRALNNRLVALSFHIREYYWIDMKKLNEIYRYKTEEYSYDAVNKFNIYPDQIPSWLVEFMPNRGGYLIGNLQPAHMDFRFFSLGNLWSIVSSLATFDQSHAILDLVEAKWTELVAEMPFKICYPALDGQEWGIITGCDPKNTPWSYHNGGSWPTLLWQLTVACIRMNRPEIAAKAVKLAERRISRDKWPEYYDTKKARFIGKQARLFQTWSIAGYLVAKLLLANPNAAKILVNEEDPELLNTFSHIINASPRRKRGRTGFKQSFIV from the exons ATGGCTGCTACAGAATCAGTACTATCATTTCTATGTGGTGGTCTACGTCATCCTTATTGTTCTGATTGGTATTTCAACAGTTCAAATTTTAAATCCAATTTAAGCTTTAAAAGATATGGAGATCCATCATGCCATAAATCAATGAATAGTTCAAATGCGTTTCGCAATGTGGATATTGTTTATGATGCAAAGAGTGAATGCGCCAAGCTATCAGAATCTATGAGATGCAGATGTCAAAAAGCTGATAGTGTGGGTGGTTCGACTGCCAATGAGGATGTACCAACTCGAAATGGTATTAGTGGTGCGTCGAATGTTCAagattttaaacataaaatggCTGGTATCCCATTGAATGGCAATTTAGATGCAACATCTGTTGACGAAGAAGCGTGGGACCTACTTCGTGCATCCATGGTTTACTATTGTGGTAATCCTATTGGGACAATTGCTGCTAATGACCCTTCTGATACTAGTACTCTGAACTATGATCAGGTTTTTATTCGCGATTTCATTCCTTCGGGAATAGCTTTCCTTTTGAAGGGAGAGTTTGATATTGTGCGAAACTTCATCCTTTATACCCTTCAACTGCAG AGTTGGGAGAAAACCATGGATTGTCATAGCCCTGGTCAAGGCCTGATGCCTGCTAGTTTCAAGGTACGAACCGTTCCCCTTGACGGAGATGAATCTAGTACTGAAGAAGTCCTTGATCCTGATTTTGGCGAGGCAGCAATTGGTCGAGTTGCACCCGTTGATTCCG GATTGTGGTGGATTATATTGTTACGAGCTTATGGAAAATGCTCCGGAGATCTCTCCGTGCAAGAGAGGGTCGATGTGCAAACTGggataaaaatgattttaaaactgTGTCTTGCTGATGGTTTTGATATGTTCCCAACTTTATTGGTGACGGATGGTTCATGTATGATAGATCGTCGAATGGGAATTCACGGACATCCATTGGAGATTCAG GCACTCTTTTATTCATCATTACTCTGCGCACGCGAGATGCTTACTCCTGAAGATGGTTCAGCTGACCTCATTAGAGCTCTCAACAATCGTCTAGTCGCGTTATCGTTTCACATCAGGGAATATTACTGGATTGATATGAAGAAACTCAATGAAATCTACCGATACAAGACAGAGGAATACTCATATGATGCAGTTAATAAGTTTAATATCTATCCAGATCAGATTCCGTCATGGTTGGTGGAATTTATGCCTAATAGAGGAGGCTATTTAATAGGAAACTTGCAACCAGCTCACATGGACTTCCGTTTCTTTTCGCTCGGAAACTTATGGTCTATAGTTAGTAGTCTTGCTACATTTGATCAGTCTCATGCCATATTGGATCTTGTTGAAGCAAAATGGACAGAGTTAGTTGCTGAAATGCCATTCAAAATATGCTACCCTGCTCTTGATGGTCAGGAATGGGGAATCATTACAGGCTGCGACCCCAAGAACAC TCCATGGTCTTATCACAATGGTGGCTCTTGGCCTACATTGCTTTGGCAG CTCACTGTGGCGTGCATTAGGATGAATAGGCCAGAGATTGCAGCGAAAGCTGTGAAGCTTGCTGAGAGGCGGATTTCCAGAGACAAGTGGCCAGAATATTATGATACGAAGAAAGCAAGGTTTATAGGGAAACAGGCTCGGTTATTTCAAACGTGGTCGATTGCAGGTTATCTTGTCGCAAAGCTTCTTCTCGCCAATCCAAATGCAGCAAAGATTCTTGTAAATGAAGAGGACCCGGAGCTTCTGAATACGTTCTCTCACATAATCAATGCTAGTCCGAGAAGGAAACGCGGCAGAACCGGATTTAAGCAGTCCTTCATAGTCTGA
- the LOC126664477 gene encoding histone deacetylase 9 isoform X1, with the protein MRSKDRISYFYDGDVGNVYFGPNHPMKPHRLCMTHHLVLSYDLHKKMEIYRPHKAYPVELAQFHSADYVEFLHRISPNSQHLFVEEMRRYSLGEDCPVFENLFEFCQIYAGGTIDAARRLNNQLCDIAINWAGGLHHARKCGASGFCYINDLVLGILELLKYHARVLYIDIDVHHGDGVEEAFYFTDRVMTVSFHKFGDMFFPGTGDVKDIGEREGKFYAINVPLKDGIDDTSFNRLFKTIISKVVETYQPGAIVLQCGADSLARDRLGCFNLSIDGHAECVRFVKKFNLPLLVTGGGGYTKENVARCWTLETGVLLDTEIPNEIPDNEYIKYFAPDFSLKIPGGQIENFNSKSYLSTIKMQVLENLRYIQHAPSVQMQEVPPDFYVPDFDEDELNPDERVDQHTQDKHIQRDDEYYEGDNDNDHNMDV; encoded by the exons ATGCGCTCAAAAGACAGAATCTCATACTTCTACGACG GGGATGTGGGTAACGTTTACTTTGGGCCAAATCATCCAATGAAGCCACACCGCCTTTGTATGACTCATCATCTTGTTCTCTCCTATGACCTCCACAAGAAGATGGAGATTTAT CGGCCTCATAAGGCCTATCCTGTTGAGCTTGCTCAGTTCCATTCAGCTGACTATGTCGAGTTCTTACACCGGATTTCACCAAACTCTCAACATTTGTTTGTGGAAGAAATGCGTAGAT ATAGTCTCGGAGAAGATTGCCCTGTCTTTGAAAACTTATTcgaattttgtcaaatttatgCTGGTGGAACAATAG ATGCTGCACGGAGATTGAATAATCAACTATGTGACATTGCTATAAATTGGGCTGGCGGATTACATCATGCTAGAAAGTGTGGAGCATCAGGATTTTGTTACATCAATGACTTAGTTTTAGGTATTTTGGAGCTTCTAAAATATCATGCACGTGTTTTGTATATTGATATAGACGTGCATCATGGTGACGGTGTGGAAGAAGCCTTTTATTTTACTGACAG ggtgatgacagtgAGTTTTCACAAGTTTGGAGACATGTTCTTTCCTGGAACTGGAGATGTTAAG GATATAGGAGAAAGAGAAGGCAAGTTTTATGCAATAAATGTCCCCTTGAAGGATGGAATAGATGACACTAGCTTCAACCGACTTTTTAAAACA ATCATTTCCAAGGTTGTAGAAACATATCAGCCAGGTGCAATAGTTCTTCAATGTGGAGCAGATTCGTTAGCTAGGGACCGCTTAGGCTGCTTCAACCTCTCCATTGATG GGCATGCTGAATGTGTTAGGTTTGTCAAAAAATTCAATTTGCCTTTACTG GTTACTGGAGGTGGAGGATATACAAAAGAGAACGTTGCTCGATGTTGGACACTTGAGACGGGAGTTCTTTTAGATACAGAAATACCCAATG AGATCCCAGACAACGAGTATATCAAATATTTTGCCCCGGACTTTTCATTAAAGATTCCAGGTGGACAAATA GAGAACTTTAATAGCAAATCTTACCTTAGCACAATAAAAATGCAAGTGCTTGAAAATCTTCGTTACATCCAACATGCTCCTAGTGTACAAATGCAAGAG gttcCTCCTGACTTCTATGTGCCTGATTTTGATGAAGATGAGCTAAACCCTGATGAACGAGTTGATC AGCATACACAAGATAAGCATATCCAGCGCGATGATGAATATTATGAAGGAGACAATGACAATGATCATAACATGGATGTTTGA
- the LOC126664477 gene encoding histone deacetylase 9 isoform X3 — protein sequence MTVSFHKFGDMFFPGTGDVKDIGEREGKFYAINVPLKDGIDDTSFNRLFKTIISKVVETYQPGAIVLQCGADSLARDRLGCFNLSIDGHAECVRFVKKFNLPLLVTGGGGYTKENVARCWTLETGVLLDTEIPNEIPDNEYIKYFAPDFSLKIPGGQIENFNSKSYLSTIKMQVLENLRYIQHAPSVQMQEVPPDFYVPDFDEDELNPDERVDQHTQDKHIQRDDEYYEGDNDNDHNMDV from the exons atgacagtgAGTTTTCACAAGTTTGGAGACATGTTCTTTCCTGGAACTGGAGATGTTAAG GATATAGGAGAAAGAGAAGGCAAGTTTTATGCAATAAATGTCCCCTTGAAGGATGGAATAGATGACACTAGCTTCAACCGACTTTTTAAAACA ATCATTTCCAAGGTTGTAGAAACATATCAGCCAGGTGCAATAGTTCTTCAATGTGGAGCAGATTCGTTAGCTAGGGACCGCTTAGGCTGCTTCAACCTCTCCATTGATG GGCATGCTGAATGTGTTAGGTTTGTCAAAAAATTCAATTTGCCTTTACTG GTTACTGGAGGTGGAGGATATACAAAAGAGAACGTTGCTCGATGTTGGACACTTGAGACGGGAGTTCTTTTAGATACAGAAATACCCAATG AGATCCCAGACAACGAGTATATCAAATATTTTGCCCCGGACTTTTCATTAAAGATTCCAGGTGGACAAATA GAGAACTTTAATAGCAAATCTTACCTTAGCACAATAAAAATGCAAGTGCTTGAAAATCTTCGTTACATCCAACATGCTCCTAGTGTACAAATGCAAGAG gttcCTCCTGACTTCTATGTGCCTGATTTTGATGAAGATGAGCTAAACCCTGATGAACGAGTTGATC AGCATACACAAGATAAGCATATCCAGCGCGATGATGAATATTATGAAGGAGACAATGACAATGATCATAACATGGATGTTTGA
- the LOC126664477 gene encoding histone deacetylase 9 isoform X2 — MRSKDRISYFYDGDVGNVYFGPNHPMKPHRLCMTHHLVLSYDLHKKMEIYRPHKAYPVELAQFHSADYVEFLHRISPNSQHLFVEEMRRYSLGEDCPVFENLFEFCQIYAGGTIDAARRLNNQLCDIAINWAGGLHHARKCGASGFCYINDLVLGILELLKYHARVLYIDIDVHHGDGVEEAFYFTDRVMTVSFHKFGDMFFPGTGDVKDIGEREGKFYAINVPLKDGIDDTSFNRLFKTIISKVVETYQPGAIVLQCGADSLARDRLGCFNLSIDGHAECVRFVKKFNLPLLVTGGGGYTKENVARCWTLETGVLLDTEIPNEIPDNEYIKYFAPDFSLKIPGEL, encoded by the exons ATGCGCTCAAAAGACAGAATCTCATACTTCTACGACG GGGATGTGGGTAACGTTTACTTTGGGCCAAATCATCCAATGAAGCCACACCGCCTTTGTATGACTCATCATCTTGTTCTCTCCTATGACCTCCACAAGAAGATGGAGATTTAT CGGCCTCATAAGGCCTATCCTGTTGAGCTTGCTCAGTTCCATTCAGCTGACTATGTCGAGTTCTTACACCGGATTTCACCAAACTCTCAACATTTGTTTGTGGAAGAAATGCGTAGAT ATAGTCTCGGAGAAGATTGCCCTGTCTTTGAAAACTTATTcgaattttgtcaaatttatgCTGGTGGAACAATAG ATGCTGCACGGAGATTGAATAATCAACTATGTGACATTGCTATAAATTGGGCTGGCGGATTACATCATGCTAGAAAGTGTGGAGCATCAGGATTTTGTTACATCAATGACTTAGTTTTAGGTATTTTGGAGCTTCTAAAATATCATGCACGTGTTTTGTATATTGATATAGACGTGCATCATGGTGACGGTGTGGAAGAAGCCTTTTATTTTACTGACAG ggtgatgacagtgAGTTTTCACAAGTTTGGAGACATGTTCTTTCCTGGAACTGGAGATGTTAAG GATATAGGAGAAAGAGAAGGCAAGTTTTATGCAATAAATGTCCCCTTGAAGGATGGAATAGATGACACTAGCTTCAACCGACTTTTTAAAACA ATCATTTCCAAGGTTGTAGAAACATATCAGCCAGGTGCAATAGTTCTTCAATGTGGAGCAGATTCGTTAGCTAGGGACCGCTTAGGCTGCTTCAACCTCTCCATTGATG GGCATGCTGAATGTGTTAGGTTTGTCAAAAAATTCAATTTGCCTTTACTG GTTACTGGAGGTGGAGGATATACAAAAGAGAACGTTGCTCGATGTTGGACACTTGAGACGGGAGTTCTTTTAGATACAGAAATACCCAATG AGATCCCAGACAACGAGTATATCAAATATTTTGCCCCGGACTTTTCATTAAAGATTCCAG GAGAACTTTAA
- the LOC126679043 gene encoding protein BUD31 homolog 1-like, whose protein sequence is MPKVKTSRVKYPDGWELIEPTLGELDAKMREAENDSDEGRRKCEALWPIFKIAHQRSRYIFDLSKTNGISKELYEFCLEQGYGDRNLIAKWKKPGYERLCCLRCIQPRDHNFSTTCVCRVPKELREEKVVECVHCGCKGCASGD, encoded by the exons ATGCCAAAGGTGAAAACGAGTCGCGTGAAATACCCTGATGGGTGGGAATTGATTGAGCCTACCCTTGGTGAATTAGATGCGAAGATGAGAGAAGCTGAGAATGATTCAGATGAGGGTAGAAGAAAATGCGAAGCTTTATGGCCTATTTTCAAGATTGCCCATCAAAGAAGCCGTTACATTTTCGACCTTTCCAAAACCAATGGAATTTCTAAAGAGCTTTACGAGTTTTGTTTGGAACAAGGTTATGGTGATCGTAACTTAATTGCCAAATGGAAAAAG CCAGGATACGAAAGACTCTGCTGCCTGCGCTGCATTCAGCCTAGGGATCACAATTTTAGCACAACCTGTGTGTGCAGGGTCCCAAAGGAACTAAGAGAGGAGAAAGTTGTTGAGTGTGTTCATTGTGGTTGTAAGGGCTGTGCAAGTGGAGATTGA